In the genome of Candidatus Manganitrophus noduliformans, one region contains:
- a CDS encoding bifunctional diguanylate cyclase/phosphodiesterase, whose product MKRLSFSSLRVRLFFLVLTAVFPALGLVFYTALEQRHSATVEAQQTALRLARLASGNQGQLIGGVRQLLVGLSQLPEVRSGDTEGCGAVLSKVLQQYPLYANLGVASADGMVFCSALSALGPANLSDRAYFQRAIQTGDFAIGDYQIGRITGKATVNFGYPVMKDGQIEVVIFSALDLAWLNRLASEAELPPGSTFTVFDRNGTILFQYPNPERWIGRSLKNTSFVRAILDQRTGVAEAASMEGIPSLFGFAPLFGTQESGDVYVGVGIPREAAFSEVNRIFSRHLLGLGLVGALTFLTAWVGSDLFVLRQVNALTETTRRFAAGDFSARNGPSYRKGELELLARTFDEMAESIQKHTAALEHQATHDRLTGLPNAALLRDRLHQAILAGQRERKPLALLVVDLDRFNEINDTLGHKNGDLVLRAVGVRLLEGLRKSDTVARLAGDRFAVMLPMTGVEGSIEAAQKIAKRLEEPFFLEELALDVEVSVGISLFPDHGEEAELLIRRADVAISLARQSGNGYAVYVSERDQHSTRRLALLGQLRQAIETGQLILYYQPKIDLRSGRVIGVEALVRWIHPEFGLIPPDEFIAPAEKSGLIRPLTLWVVEAALRQCRAWREEGRAFSVSVNVSARNLLDSQFPDQVAGLLQTHGVSPSQLELEITESAIMADPSKALEILRRFNQTGISLSIDDFGTGYSSLGYLRKLPVDTIKIDKSFVKNMTMDENDAMIVRSTIDLGHHLGLKVIAEGVENQEIWNHLVLVGCDAAQGYHISRPIPAAEMGRWLAELAPQKGWIVGTTRDRNPR is encoded by the coding sequence ATGAAGCGGCTTTCCTTTTCGAGCCTGCGCGTCCGTCTATTTTTTCTTGTCCTTACTGCTGTGTTTCCGGCCTTGGGACTTGTGTTCTATACCGCTCTGGAACAGAGGCACTCAGCCACGGTCGAAGCGCAGCAGACCGCCCTGCGATTGGCCCGGCTCGCTTCCGGAAATCAAGGACAATTGATCGGGGGGGTGCGTCAGCTCCTCGTCGGCTTATCCCAGCTTCCGGAGGTTCGCTCCGGGGATACGGAGGGGTGCGGTGCAGTTCTCTCAAAAGTCCTACAACAATACCCGCTTTATGCCAATCTCGGCGTAGCGAGTGCCGACGGGATGGTCTTCTGTAGCGCGCTGTCGGCGCTTGGCCCTGCCAACCTCTCCGACCGGGCTTATTTTCAGCGAGCGATCCAGACGGGCGATTTCGCTATCGGCGACTATCAGATCGGCCGTATTACCGGCAAGGCCACAGTGAATTTCGGCTACCCCGTCATGAAGGATGGCCAGATCGAAGTCGTGATCTTCTCCGCGCTTGATTTAGCATGGCTCAACCGGCTCGCATCCGAGGCGGAATTGCCACCGGGATCAACGTTTACCGTGTTCGATCGGAACGGGACCATTTTATTCCAATACCCCAATCCAGAGAGGTGGATCGGCCGATCCCTGAAGAACACCTCTTTCGTCAGGGCTATTCTCGATCAACGGACGGGCGTTGCGGAAGCGGCGAGCATGGAGGGGATTCCGAGCCTATTTGGATTTGCCCCTCTCTTCGGTACTCAAGAGTCTGGAGATGTTTACGTCGGGGTTGGCATTCCCAGAGAGGCGGCCTTCTCCGAAGTAAATCGGATTTTCTCCCGTCATCTCCTGGGGCTCGGCCTAGTCGGGGCCTTGACCTTTCTCACCGCCTGGGTCGGGAGCGATCTCTTTGTTCTCCGCCAGGTAAACGCGTTGACGGAGACGACCCGACGGTTTGCGGCGGGAGATTTCAGCGCGCGGAACGGACCCTCCTATCGAAAAGGGGAGTTGGAGCTGCTGGCGCGAACCTTCGACGAGATGGCCGAATCGATCCAGAAACACACCGCGGCCCTGGAACACCAAGCCACTCACGATAGACTAACCGGCCTTCCCAACGCGGCGCTGCTCCGAGACCGCCTTCACCAGGCGATCCTGGCCGGACAGCGGGAACGAAAACCGCTCGCGCTGCTTGTCGTGGACCTGGATCGCTTCAACGAGATAAATGACACCCTCGGCCACAAAAACGGCGATCTCGTTCTGAGAGCGGTCGGCGTTCGTCTGCTGGAAGGACTGCGGAAATCCGATACGGTCGCGCGGCTCGCCGGCGATAGGTTCGCAGTGATGCTCCCCATGACGGGGGTCGAGGGGAGCATCGAGGCGGCCCAGAAGATCGCAAAACGGTTGGAGGAGCCTTTTTTCCTGGAAGAATTGGCGCTTGATGTGGAAGTCAGCGTCGGGATCTCCCTTTTCCCCGACCACGGAGAGGAAGCGGAGCTTCTCATCCGACGGGCGGATGTGGCGATCTCTTTAGCCCGGCAGAGCGGAAACGGGTATGCGGTTTATGTTTCCGAGCGGGACCAACACAGCACACGACGGCTTGCGCTCCTGGGGCAATTGCGCCAGGCGATCGAGACCGGACAGTTGATTCTCTATTATCAGCCGAAGATTGATCTCAGATCCGGCCGCGTCATCGGCGTGGAAGCGCTCGTGCGCTGGATACACCCGGAATTCGGTCTGATCCCGCCTGATGAGTTTATTGCGCCCGCGGAGAAGAGCGGGTTGATCCGGCCTCTGACTCTCTGGGTGGTGGAAGCGGCGCTGCGTCAATGCCGCGCCTGGCGGGAGGAGGGGCGTGCGTTCTCGGTCTCGGTCAATGTGTCGGCGCGGAATCTCCTCGATTCGCAGTTCCCGGATCAGGTTGCGGGACTGCTTCAGACACATGGCGTGTCCCCATCCCAGTTGGAGCTTGAGATTACCGAAAGCGCGATTATGGCCGATCCGTCAAAAGCGCTGGAGATTCTCAGGCGTTTCAATCAGACGGGGATCTCTCTTTCGATCGACGACTTCGGGACAGGCTACTCCTCCTTAGGCTACCTCAGGAAGCTGCCGGTGGATACGATCAAAATCGATAAATCATTCGTGAAAAACATGACCATGGATGAGAATGACGCGATGATCGTCCGCTCGACCATCGACCTGGGGCATCATTTGGGGCTGAAGGTTATCGCCGAAGGAGTGGAGAATCAGGAGATATGGAATCATCTCGTCCTCGTCGGCTGCGATGCGGCGCAGGGATATCATATCAGCCGGCCGATTCCTGCGGCGGAGATGGGACGGTGGCTCGCGGAGCTTGCTCCACAAAAAGGCTGGATCGTCGGGACGACGCGAGACCGGAACCCCCGGTAG
- a CDS encoding diguanylate cyclase: protein MRVSIRKRLSGFMLAMVVPTVVIGAGSLFLVQEVVDRFEAAIAEGEEEILPAIRLQTLINRAIIFPNDYLATGGRQEISRFREAAAKVDAEFDRMVERSLFDHQEEKGMVQEALGYWLASRQTATTLLGISEPVGNPEAARLMALMDSQAMQATKSLGAIFTIAQEERRVELRRANEAYRRMIQWVVFLSAAGMFAGIVLVFLLDRHLTRPVQALTEGAVRIGGGNLDYRIEIRTGDELEVLAVEFNRMAVILHEDREALKHLALHDGMTGLLNHREFHRRLSEEFSRAERHRRPLTLMMIDVDHFKKFNDAYGHPQGDKLLKLVSEAIKESVRQSDIVARYGGEEFAVLVVDTAVPEATALGWRIQKRIYDMGPEIVRLITGVDGVPVTVSIGVASYPDGAATEGDLVQLTDQMLYMAKKKGRNQVCTAAQDGAPKE from the coding sequence ATGCGGGTTTCGATCAGGAAAAGACTTTCCGGCTTCATGCTGGCGATGGTCGTTCCGACAGTGGTGATCGGTGCGGGGAGCCTTTTCCTTGTACAGGAAGTGGTCGATCGGTTTGAAGCCGCCATCGCCGAGGGCGAGGAGGAGATCCTACCGGCCATTCGCCTTCAAACCCTCATTAATAGAGCTATCATATTTCCAAACGACTATTTGGCGACGGGAGGTCGTCAAGAGATCTCCCGTTTCAGAGAGGCTGCGGCGAAGGTCGACGCAGAATTCGACCGGATGGTAGAGAGATCTCTTTTCGATCATCAAGAAGAAAAGGGAATGGTTCAGGAAGCGCTCGGCTACTGGCTTGCTTCCCGTCAGACCGCCACGACCCTCCTCGGCATCTCGGAGCCGGTCGGAAACCCGGAAGCAGCCCGCCTGATGGCGCTGATGGATTCCCAGGCGATGCAGGCAACGAAGTCGCTCGGAGCGATCTTTACGATCGCGCAGGAAGAACGGAGGGTTGAGTTAAGAAGGGCGAACGAGGCCTATCGCCGCATGATACAATGGGTTGTCTTTCTTTCGGCGGCCGGTATGTTCGCGGGCATTGTCCTCGTCTTCCTTTTGGACCGTCATCTGACCCGTCCGGTCCAGGCCCTTACCGAGGGCGCCGTGCGGATTGGGGGCGGAAATCTGGACTATCGTATTGAAATCAGAACCGGGGACGAGTTGGAAGTCCTTGCGGTGGAATTCAACCGGATGGCGGTGATCCTTCACGAAGACCGGGAGGCCCTGAAACACTTGGCACTGCACGACGGGATGACCGGCCTGCTGAATCACAGGGAGTTTCATCGCCGCTTGAGCGAAGAGTTCAGCCGGGCCGAGCGTCATCGGAGGCCGTTGACGCTGATGATGATTGACGTCGATCACTTCAAAAAATTCAACGACGCTTACGGTCACCCTCAGGGAGATAAGTTGTTGAAGCTGGTTTCGGAGGCGATCAAAGAGTCTGTTCGCCAAAGCGACATCGTGGCGCGCTATGGCGGAGAAGAGTTTGCGGTCCTAGTGGTCGACACAGCCGTTCCGGAAGCGACGGCTTTGGGATGGCGAATCCAAAAGAGGATTTACGATATGGGACCCGAAATAGTCCGCCTGATTACCGGTGTCGATGGCGTTCCCGTGACGGTCAGCATCGGAGTGGCCTCTTACCCCGACGGAGCTGCGACAGAAGGTGATCTCGTCCAGTTGACCGATCAGATGTTGTACATGGCCAAAAAGAAGGGGCGTAACCAGGTTTGCACGGCGGCTCAGGACGGCGCTCCAAAGGAATAG
- a CDS encoding sigma-54-dependent transcriptional regulator — protein MSYAILIIEDETTLARNMKTYLERYGYEVRIAQSAEEGFQQLDSFKPDVILLDLQLPGMSGLDALARIKERDAQVKIVIITAHGNIETAVDAMKAGAYDFMNKPLVLAKLKVLLDKAVGQTKLEGTLSYYREKEAGESTLSALIGKSPPMRSLKNRIEQIIDSERKLTEGDPPAVLITGETGTGKELAARALHYNGPRKNGPFIEINCASIPTQLLEAELFGYERGAFTDAKEKKIGLFQAAEGGTLFLDEIGEIEISLQAKLLKALEDKVIRRIGNIREQKVDVRIITATNQSLEESVRQGRFRPDLFFRLRIIHLELPPLRSRGSDILPLANHFLKIHSRRYGKQGMRFSPEAEKALLDYSWPGNVRELRNMIEQTVLLSKQETIEPDQLALLPGLVKIHKDQDKESEGRFLLPPQGISLEEVERDLVLQALKQTSWNVTHAAKLLGLTRDTLRYRMDKYKLEPLF, from the coding sequence ATGTCGTATGCCATTCTCATCATTGAAGATGAAACGACGCTGGCAAGAAACATGAAGACGTATCTGGAACGCTATGGATACGAGGTCCGAATCGCCCAGAGCGCCGAGGAAGGATTCCAGCAGCTCGATTCGTTTAAGCCGGACGTCATCTTACTCGATCTACAGCTGCCGGGAATGAGCGGCCTTGACGCCCTCGCTCGGATAAAGGAGCGTGACGCGCAGGTGAAGATCGTCATCATCACCGCACATGGGAACATCGAAACGGCAGTCGACGCGATGAAGGCCGGCGCTTATGACTTTATGAATAAACCGCTGGTCCTCGCAAAACTCAAGGTCCTTCTCGACAAGGCGGTCGGACAGACCAAGTTGGAAGGGACCCTCTCTTATTACAGGGAAAAAGAGGCCGGTGAAAGTACGCTTTCCGCCCTGATTGGGAAGTCGCCGCCGATGCGTTCATTGAAAAACCGGATCGAGCAAATTATCGATTCGGAGCGGAAATTAACGGAGGGGGACCCGCCCGCTGTCCTGATCACCGGTGAGACCGGCACCGGAAAGGAGCTGGCGGCTCGGGCTCTTCACTACAACGGCCCGCGAAAAAATGGTCCTTTTATCGAAATTAACTGCGCCTCGATTCCAACACAGCTCCTGGAGGCCGAGCTCTTCGGATATGAGCGGGGCGCCTTCACAGACGCAAAGGAGAAGAAGATCGGCCTTTTCCAGGCTGCGGAAGGAGGAACCCTCTTCTTGGATGAGATCGGGGAGATTGAAATATCCCTCCAGGCCAAATTGCTCAAAGCACTCGAGGATAAAGTGATCCGCCGCATTGGGAATATTCGAGAACAGAAGGTCGACGTCCGGATCATTACCGCAACGAACCAATCCCTTGAAGAATCGGTCCGCCAAGGACGATTTCGGCCGGACCTCTTTTTTCGGCTTCGGATCATCCACCTGGAGCTTCCTCCGCTCCGCAGCCGAGGGAGCGACATCCTCCCTCTCGCCAACCATTTCTTGAAAATCCACTCCCGGCGATATGGAAAACAGGGAATGCGCTTCAGTCCGGAAGCCGAAAAGGCGCTCCTCGATTATTCATGGCCCGGCAACGTCCGCGAATTGAGAAATATGATCGAGCAGACCGTCCTCCTCTCAAAGCAGGAGACGATTGAGCCGGACCAGCTTGCACTCCTCCCCGGCCTTGTCAAAATACACAAGGACCAAGATAAGGAGAGCGAGGGTCGGTTTCTCCTCCCGCCGCAGGGAATCTCGCTCGAAGAGGTCGAGCGCGATCTTGTTCTCCAGGCGCTGAAGCAGACCTCATGGAATGTCACTCATGCGGCAAAGCTCCTGGGACTCACCCGCGATACCCTCCGATATCGAATGGATAAGTATAAGCTGGAGCCCTTATTCTGA
- a CDS encoding sensor histidine kinase, protein MPIEEKQPFNLLRWFALLSFLSVGLITAVSSILLSSFLTHNMLQRDAVVTMEFVQTIAQAENTRSYFETDDPGKTKTVFEAFFKQIATMPEVVRANVYNGNGSILWSDDDRFIGHRFSPNPQLETALSGKLAVTSGTSGKSSKPEHVFDQEVPFFAEIYIPVWNLSENKVVGVVEVYKVPLTLFHAIQRGNQLVWLSAGLGGIFLYVSLFWIVRRAARVIRRQQEQLVESKTMAAIGEMASAVAHGIRNPLASIRSSAEVALEENPPFRATAEEIIHETDRIEDWIRELLVYSKPPSGNPASIRINDLIQSTLDSLDREMRKRSVKPTLTLEPSSPLVHADEALMRHVLISLIANSLDAMPEGGELRVSSQNEKNAGRVEIVIKDTGSGIPEAQMDKIFKPFYTTKSKGMGVGLSLAKRIIERHGGTLQMESKEGIGTTVLLHIPSAG, encoded by the coding sequence ATGCCGATTGAAGAGAAACAACCCTTTAACCTCCTTCGCTGGTTTGCTCTTCTGAGCTTCCTCTCCGTCGGTCTGATCACAGCCGTCTCCTCCATCCTCCTCTCGAGCTTTCTCACGCACAACATGCTCCAGCGCGACGCGGTCGTGACGATGGAGTTTGTCCAGACCATCGCGCAAGCGGAGAATACACGCAGCTATTTCGAGACGGATGATCCCGGGAAGACGAAAACTGTTTTCGAGGCCTTCTTCAAGCAGATTGCCACCATGCCGGAGGTGGTCCGCGCCAACGTTTACAACGGCAACGGATCGATTCTCTGGTCGGATGACGATCGCTTCATCGGCCATCGTTTCAGCCCCAACCCCCAATTGGAGACGGCGCTCTCGGGAAAACTGGCCGTCACGAGCGGGACTTCCGGGAAATCATCCAAGCCGGAGCATGTTTTCGATCAGGAGGTTCCTTTTTTCGCTGAAATATATATCCCGGTTTGGAACCTCTCCGAGAACAAAGTGGTCGGCGTGGTGGAAGTCTACAAGGTTCCGCTTACGCTGTTTCATGCCATTCAGCGTGGAAATCAACTGGTCTGGTTGAGCGCGGGCCTGGGAGGAATCTTTCTCTATGTCTCTCTCTTTTGGATCGTACGCCGTGCGGCCCGGGTCATCCGCCGGCAACAGGAACAGCTCGTTGAATCCAAAACGATGGCCGCCATCGGAGAGATGGCTTCGGCCGTGGCCCACGGCATCCGGAATCCGCTCGCCTCTATCCGCTCCTCCGCGGAGGTCGCACTGGAAGAAAACCCGCCCTTTCGCGCCACCGCCGAGGAGATCATTCATGAGACAGACCGGATTGAGGACTGGATTCGGGAGCTGCTCGTCTATTCCAAACCGCCGAGCGGAAATCCCGCCTCCATCCGGATCAACGATCTGATCCAATCGACCCTCGACTCCCTCGATCGTGAGATGAGGAAGCGGAGCGTGAAGCCGACGCTGACCCTGGAACCGTCCTCTCCCCTCGTCCACGCGGACGAGGCATTGATGCGTCACGTCTTAATCAGCCTGATCGCAAACTCGCTCGATGCCATGCCGGAAGGAGGAGAATTGCGGGTCTCCAGCCAAAACGAGAAAAATGCCGGCCGCGTCGAAATCGTGATCAAAGATACCGGAAGCGGCATTCCGGAAGCTCAGATGGACAAAATCTTTAAACCCTTTTACACGACGAAATCGAAGGGAATGGGGGTCGGCCTCTCGCTGGCCAAACGGATCATCGAGCGGCACGGCGGGACGCTGCAGATGGAAAGCAAAGAGGGGATCGGAACCACTGTTTTACTACACATTCCATCAGCGGGGTAG